From Cetobacterium sp. ZOR0034, the proteins below share one genomic window:
- a CDS encoding TldD/PmbA family protein, with translation MIDKFLVEDILNEALCTGGDFAEVFVEDKRGDSFYLVDGKVEQAISGKDFGVGIRIFKGVFSVYAYTNDMNRENLLKTAQKAAKAIKGTKEDIVINLVKQDIENRHKIVLAPGSVLKDDKILIMKEAYEAAKNYDECISQVRINYGDSTQNILVANSEGVWAEDSRTRSRLGIESIASDMNDMQTGSYRPGAAKGFEFFKEIDVKKYAREASRIAKTMLGAKYAPSGKMPVIIENEFGGVIFHEACGHGLEATSVAKGLSVFAGKLGEKVASDVVSAVDDGTLVNEWGSSNIDDEGTPTKRNLLIENGILKGYMVDKLNGRRMGVESTGSARRESYKYAPTSRMTNTFILNGTSSLEEMLAGVENGIYAKYMGGGSVNPSTGDFNFSIMEGYLIENGKITEPVRGATLIGNGPEVLHKIEMVGDNLSHGQGMCGSVSGSIPANVGQPRVKISDIVVGGR, from the coding sequence ATGATAGATAAGTTTTTAGTTGAAGATATATTAAATGAAGCTCTTTGTACTGGTGGAGATTTTGCTGAAGTTTTTGTTGAAGATAAAAGAGGAGATTCATTTTATTTAGTTGATGGAAAAGTTGAGCAAGCAATATCAGGAAAAGATTTTGGAGTTGGAATAAGAATATTCAAAGGAGTTTTTTCTGTTTATGCTTATACAAATGATATGAACAGAGAAAATTTATTAAAAACAGCTCAAAAAGCAGCAAAGGCTATAAAAGGAACAAAAGAGGATATTGTTATAAACCTTGTTAAGCAAGATATAGAGAATAGACATAAAATTGTTTTAGCACCCGGAAGCGTATTAAAAGATGATAAAATTTTAATTATGAAAGAAGCTTACGAAGCAGCAAAAAACTATGATGAGTGTATAAGTCAAGTTAGAATAAACTACGGAGATTCAACTCAAAATATTTTGGTTGCGAATTCTGAAGGTGTTTGGGCAGAGGATAGTAGAACAAGAAGTAGATTGGGAATAGAAAGTATAGCTTCTGATATGAATGATATGCAAACAGGATCATATAGACCAGGAGCAGCAAAAGGATTTGAGTTTTTTAAAGAGATAGATGTAAAAAAATATGCAAGAGAAGCTTCGAGAATAGCTAAAACTATGCTTGGTGCAAAATATGCACCAAGTGGAAAGATGCCTGTTATTATAGAAAATGAATTTGGTGGTGTTATTTTCCATGAAGCTTGTGGGCATGGATTAGAAGCTACGAGTGTAGCAAAAGGTCTTTCAGTGTTTGCTGGAAAATTAGGTGAAAAGGTTGCAAGTGATGTTGTGTCAGCAGTAGATGATGGTACATTAGTAAATGAATGGGGATCATCAAATATTGATGATGAAGGAACACCAACTAAGAGAAATCTTTTAATAGAAAATGGAATTTTAAAAGGTTATATGGTTGATAAACTAAATGGAAGAAGAATGGGAGTTGAAAGCACGGGAAGTGCAAGAAGAGAGTCGTATAAATATGCTCCAACTTCTAGAATGACAAATACATTTATTCTGAATGGAACTTCATCTTTAGAGGAGATGTTAGCTGGTGTTGAAAATGGAATCTACGCTAAATATATGGGTGGAGGTTCTGTTAATCCAAGTACTGGAGATTTCAATTTCTCAATAATGGAGGGATATTTAATAGAAAATGGAAAAATTACTGAGCCTGTAAGAGGAGCAACTCTAATAGGAAATGGTCCAGAAGTACTTCATAAAATCGAGATGGTTGGAGATAATTTATCTCATGGTCAGGGTATGTGTGGATCGGTTTCAGGAAGTATTCCTGCCAATGTGGGGCAACCGCGTGTTAAAATAAGTGACATCGTAGTTGGAGGAAGATAG